In a genomic window of Flavobacteriales bacterium:
- a CDS encoding DUF4924 family protein: MNPLAHRLQENVAGYVIGMWQVEDLMRALDLDMRRVEQELIAKAEGDEESKAGLRGWYTELIARMRAEGIQRAGHLGELEEVMNELEHLHEALLEAIEDEAYQALFEKAKAGITAVQQHAGGDPEGPVTSALTAVYGVMMLRSQGKEISPATLTDDRAIRAMLDQLSAHYRQMRRLPGVSLN; the protein is encoded by the coding sequence ATGAACCCACTCGCCCATCGACTGCAGGAGAACGTTGCCGGCTACGTGATCGGCATGTGGCAGGTGGAGGACCTGATGCGGGCGCTCGACCTCGACATGCGCCGCGTGGAGCAGGAACTCATCGCGAAGGCCGAAGGCGACGAGGAATCGAAGGCCGGGCTCCGTGGCTGGTACACGGAGCTGATCGCCCGAATGCGCGCTGAAGGGATCCAACGGGCAGGCCATCTGGGCGAATTGGAAGAAGTGATGAACGAGCTCGAGCACCTGCACGAGGCGCTACTGGAGGCGATCGAGGACGAGGCCTACCAAGCGCTCTTCGAAAAGGCCAAGGCCGGGATCACCGCCGTGCAGCAGCATGCCGGCGGCGACCCCGAAGGACCGGTGACCAGCGCGCTCACGGCGGTGTACGGCGTGATGATGCTCCGATCGCAAGGCAAGGAGATCAGCCCGGCCACGCTCACGGACGATCGCGCCATCCGTGCCATGCTCGACCAGCTCAGCGCGCATTACCGACAGATGCGCCGTCTTCCAGGCGTCTCCCTGAATTGA
- a CDS encoding OmpH family outer membrane protein: protein MIKPLPTFLVIWNLALTGVVAWLLVSRNGAVETSKPPQEEVTSEMISANGDSSAIEHARIAFFRMDSLRLGYELIKEKDQRYITEGRRLEAGLLAEQAKARERYQELMQKDQTYSTKEEMQRDEAELRGLMEKLQGMQADGEERLARMEAEMLKEIAAELEEYLKEFNATAGFDYIFSVQGGGQIWVGNEGLDLTQQLVDGLNARHRAAKAAKP from the coding sequence ATGATCAAACCCCTGCCCACTTTCCTTGTAATCTGGAACCTCGCGCTCACCGGCGTGGTGGCCTGGCTCCTGGTGAGCCGCAATGGTGCGGTGGAAACCTCTAAGCCACCGCAAGAAGAGGTCACGTCAGAAATGATCTCCGCGAATGGTGATAGCAGCGCGATCGAGCACGCCCGCATCGCCTTCTTCCGCATGGACAGCCTTCGCTTGGGCTACGAGCTGATCAAGGAGAAGGACCAGCGCTACATCACTGAAGGGCGCCGATTGGAGGCTGGGCTTCTAGCCGAGCAGGCCAAGGCGCGTGAGCGCTACCAGGAGCTGATGCAGAAGGACCAGACCTACAGCACCAAGGAAGAAATGCAGCGTGACGAGGCCGAGCTGCGCGGGCTGATGGAAAAGCTGCAGGGCATGCAGGCCGATGGCGAGGAACGCCTGGCGCGCATGGAGGCGGAGATGCTGAAGGAGATCGCCGCTGAACTGGAGGAATACCTGAAGGAGTTCAACGCAACGGCCGGATTCGATTACATCTTCAGCGTGCAGGGGGGCGGGCAGATCTGGGTGGGCAACGAGGGCCTCGATCTCACCCAACAGCTGGTCGATGGACTGAACGCGCGCCATCGCGCCGCGAAGGCCGCCAAGCCGTGA
- a CDS encoding archaeosortase/exosortase family protein, whose amino-acid sequence MPLFSGSLNWRDPLVRFVVVGAGLWLAWLAAYHLALHPWGGLDRAVINNLVGIATVVLEGLGYEMLPEPRIDLERYIGVQGGSHLWIGDACNGIPLFAVFVAFIIAFPGPWKHKAWFIPAGIALIHLLNALRVAVLCVVVTHGIGWLEFNHDYTFYVVVYGAVFGLWYLWVMRFGKWSGRSS is encoded by the coding sequence ATGCCCTTGTTTTCCGGCTCATTGAATTGGCGCGACCCGCTCGTACGGTTCGTGGTGGTTGGCGCTGGCCTCTGGCTGGCCTGGCTCGCCGCTTACCATCTGGCCTTGCATCCGTGGGGCGGCCTCGACCGAGCGGTGATCAACAACCTGGTAGGCATCGCCACCGTCGTGCTCGAGGGCCTGGGCTACGAGATGCTGCCCGAGCCCCGGATCGACCTCGAGCGGTACATCGGTGTGCAAGGCGGCAGCCACCTCTGGATCGGTGATGCGTGCAATGGGATCCCGCTCTTCGCGGTCTTCGTGGCCTTCATCATCGCCTTCCCGGGCCCTTGGAAGCACAAGGCCTGGTTCATCCCCGCCGGGATCGCCTTGATCCACTTGCTCAATGCGCTCCGGGTGGCCGTCCTGTGCGTGGTGGTGACCCATGGGATCGGCTGGCTCGAATTCAACCACGATTACACCTTCTATGTGGTGGTCTATGGCGCTGTCTTCGGCCTTTGGTACCTCTGGGTGATGCGGTTCGGCAAATGGAGCGGGCGATCATCATGA
- a CDS encoding polysaccharide biosynthesis tyrosine autokinase, which produces MSSTKSQQRNSIVDAKDVRAFLRIAGKNWYFVAVALGVSAVLAYLYSYKLPDVYGARTQILLRDREVYDYQTQVYKSIGYVGIYSDIVNQKRVLTSYDLVNRTLDKLDFDVSYFIVGRFKTTQQYGNMPFKVSMQVLTKRLYDKPIDLKITDIDHYELSYDKGGEVVRKTFRFDADESDEDFIIRVDRSPYMSSKNLPQLAQTDYQFVRHDRVRQVNERIKSIKVDNQEFTTILEVTTEDEVSERAKLFLDSLSAEYIKYTLKSEYDINENTISYIDKQLAEVTVVLDQHEHELLSYKEDKDVIDLEREEGLFFNEMVTFDKQRRQFELDMQALDALEDYVLNSEDERLLPPATFIIEDVFLRDMLASLVKKQMERNAMLYSGTAANMAVQEVDSTLQRDRASLLTYIKNARSAKSGRMSDVQSQIGDYERMLRLLPKKQRDMINIQRRLAVNERLYTFLLEKRASTIIARAGIVPQTKVIETARTLGVIRPDKTKILYTFMLGGVVVALLVVFIRVMFYDRIENADQLKELTPLPIYGEIIASEKAEQNYVVVDSDPKAAITESFRTVRTNLEYVPGRTDGGKVVMVTSYRPNEGKTFCSVNLSAILAKAGKRVLLLELDLHKPKVATGLGMSSPTGLSNVLIGKLPWRDAVLPTQFENFYVMLSGPTPPNASELVLSKRLEELFNEARLEFDYVFVDTPPVGLITDALLMMRYADCTLFVVNTQFASKDHVTNALDVLQTNPGSNAGFILNGVRMKKSKYYYNTNYGYGYRYAYGYGSGYGYGYGYGRRSRTKEGSKGDASNQSE; this is translated from the coding sequence ATGTCCTCGACCAAATCCCAGCAGCGCAACAGCATCGTCGATGCCAAGGATGTGCGCGCTTTCCTGCGCATCGCCGGCAAGAATTGGTACTTCGTGGCGGTGGCCTTGGGGGTCTCGGCGGTCCTGGCGTACCTGTACAGCTACAAGCTGCCTGATGTCTACGGCGCGCGTACCCAGATCCTGTTGCGCGATCGGGAGGTCTACGACTACCAGACCCAGGTGTACAAGAGCATCGGCTATGTGGGGATCTACAGCGACATCGTGAACCAGAAGCGGGTGCTCACCAGCTACGATTTGGTGAACCGCACCCTGGACAAGCTCGATTTCGACGTGTCCTACTTCATCGTGGGCCGCTTCAAGACCACGCAGCAGTACGGCAACATGCCCTTCAAGGTGAGCATGCAGGTGCTCACCAAGCGGCTCTACGATAAGCCGATCGACCTGAAGATCACCGATATCGACCATTACGAGCTCAGCTACGACAAGGGCGGTGAGGTGGTGCGGAAGACCTTCCGTTTCGATGCGGACGAGAGCGATGAGGATTTCATCATCCGGGTGGACCGCTCCCCGTACATGAGCTCGAAGAACCTGCCGCAATTGGCGCAGACCGATTACCAGTTCGTGCGGCACGATCGAGTGCGGCAGGTGAATGAGCGGATCAAGTCCATCAAGGTGGACAACCAGGAGTTCACCACCATCCTCGAGGTGACCACCGAGGATGAGGTGTCTGAGCGCGCCAAGCTCTTCCTTGATTCGCTGTCGGCGGAGTACATCAAGTACACCCTCAAGAGCGAGTACGACATCAACGAGAACACCATCAGCTACATCGATAAGCAGCTCGCGGAGGTCACCGTGGTGCTCGATCAGCACGAGCATGAACTGCTCAGCTACAAGGAAGACAAGGATGTCATCGATCTCGAGCGTGAGGAGGGCCTCTTCTTCAACGAGATGGTCACCTTTGACAAGCAGCGGCGCCAGTTCGAACTGGACATGCAGGCGCTCGATGCTTTGGAGGACTACGTGCTCAACAGCGAGGATGAGCGCCTGCTGCCCCCGGCCACCTTCATCATCGAGGACGTGTTCCTGCGCGACATGCTCGCGAGCCTGGTGAAGAAGCAGATGGAGCGCAATGCCATGCTCTATTCGGGCACCGCGGCCAACATGGCGGTGCAAGAGGTGGACAGCACCCTGCAACGCGACCGGGCCAGTCTGCTCACCTACATCAAGAATGCCCGGAGCGCGAAGAGCGGCCGCATGTCCGATGTGCAGTCCCAGATCGGCGATTATGAGCGGATGCTGCGCCTGCTCCCCAAGAAGCAGCGGGACATGATCAATATCCAGCGGCGCCTTGCGGTGAACGAGCGCCTTTACACCTTCCTGCTGGAGAAGCGCGCCAGCACCATCATCGCCCGGGCCGGCATCGTGCCGCAGACCAAGGTGATCGAGACTGCGCGCACCTTGGGCGTGATCAGGCCTGACAAGACCAAGATCCTCTACACCTTCATGCTCGGCGGGGTGGTGGTGGCGCTGTTGGTGGTCTTCATCCGCGTGATGTTCTACGACCGCATCGAGAACGCCGATCAGCTCAAGGAGCTCACGCCGCTGCCGATCTACGGCGAGATCATCGCGAGCGAGAAGGCCGAGCAGAACTATGTAGTGGTGGACAGCGATCCCAAAGCCGCCATCACTGAGAGCTTCCGCACCGTACGCACCAACCTCGAGTATGTGCCCGGGCGCACCGATGGCGGCAAGGTGGTGATGGTGACCAGCTACCGGCCCAACGAAGGCAAGACTTTCTGCTCGGTGAACTTGAGCGCCATCCTGGCCAAGGCCGGCAAGCGCGTGCTGCTGCTCGAACTCGACCTGCACAAGCCCAAGGTGGCCACCGGCCTGGGCATGAGCAGCCCCACCGGCTTGAGCAACGTGCTCATCGGCAAGCTCCCTTGGCGCGATGCGGTATTGCCCACGCAATTCGAGAATTTCTACGTGATGCTCAGCGGCCCTACGCCGCCCAATGCCTCGGAGCTCGTGCTCAGCAAGCGGCTCGAAGAGCTCTTCAATGAGGCGCGCCTGGAGTTCGATTACGTGTTCGTGGACACCCCGCCCGTGGGCCTCATCACCGATGCGCTGCTGATGATGCGCTACGCCGATTGCACGCTCTTCGTCGTGAACACGCAGTTCGCGAGCAAGGACCACGTGACCAATGCGCTCGACGTGCTCCAGACCAATCCTGGCTCCAACGCGGGCTTCATCCTCAACGGCGTCCGGATGAAGAAGAGCAAGTACTACTACAATACCAATTATGGCTACGGCTACCGCTATGCCTATGGCTATGGCAGTGGCTATGGCTACGGTTATGGCTATGGCCGGCGCTCCCGAACGAAGGAAGGCTCCAAGGGCGATGCCAGCAACCAGTCGGAATGA
- a CDS encoding ABC transporter permease yields MSTSRHEALAGKADEWDVVVRPDRAWWNIELREIWRYRDLLMLMVRRDLLAVYKQTLIGPAWQVLQPLLTSIMFAVVFGIMARMSPSGIPPLLFYLSAVVPWGFFSGVVTRTSQTLLSNAALMTKVYFPRLVAPMATVMATGFNFLVQLTAYFAFALIYAVLGKHPWPVGPEVVMLPVLIVIIAVMGFGVGIGVSALTARFRDFGLLIGFVVQLLMYGSPVIFPLSMTVPGSKIRMALELNPLTPVIEGFRAALLGLPMEWATLWYSAGMAVAALTIGLVLFQRVERSFADVI; encoded by the coding sequence ATGAGCACGAGCAGGCATGAGGCGCTGGCCGGCAAGGCCGATGAATGGGATGTGGTGGTCCGGCCCGACAGGGCGTGGTGGAACATCGAACTGCGCGAGATCTGGCGCTACCGCGACCTGTTGATGTTGATGGTGCGGCGCGACCTGCTCGCTGTGTACAAGCAGACGCTCATCGGCCCAGCCTGGCAGGTGCTGCAACCCTTGCTCACCTCCATCATGTTCGCCGTGGTCTTCGGCATCATGGCGCGCATGTCCCCATCGGGGATCCCGCCCCTGCTCTTCTACCTCAGCGCCGTGGTGCCCTGGGGCTTCTTCAGCGGCGTGGTCACCCGCACTTCGCAGACCCTTTTGAGCAATGCCGCGCTCATGACCAAGGTGTATTTCCCGCGCTTGGTGGCGCCCATGGCCACCGTGATGGCCACGGGCTTCAACTTCCTCGTGCAGCTCACGGCCTATTTCGCGTTCGCCCTCATCTACGCGGTGCTCGGCAAGCACCCGTGGCCGGTCGGCCCGGAGGTTGTCATGCTGCCTGTGCTCATTGTCATCATTGCGGTCATGGGCTTCGGCGTAGGCATCGGGGTGAGCGCCCTCACGGCCCGCTTCCGCGATTTCGGCCTGCTCATCGGTTTCGTGGTCCAGCTGCTCATGTACGGCAGCCCGGTGATCTTCCCCTTGTCCATGACGGTACCGGGGAGCAAGATCCGCATGGCCCTTGAACTCAATCCGCTCACCCCGGTGATCGAAGGCTTCCGCGCGGCGCTGCTTGGCCTGCCCATGGAATGGGCCACCTTGTGGTACAGCGCGGGCATGGCGGTGGCAGCGCTCACGATCGGACTGGTCCTCTTCCAGCGCGTGGAGCGCTCCTTCGCCGACGTGATATGA